The Drosophila nasuta strain 15112-1781.00 chromosome 2L, ASM2355853v1, whole genome shotgun sequence genome window below encodes:
- the LOC132798878 gene encoding fibrinogen-like protein 1 — protein MLIYSKLLSIIMLCTLMENSFKSIATAGLSSPSITMFKDMESECNSYCIGIVKPILQQTKQTQFTELQDQIRNLNEIIKDTEKKLSEAEIKLGVCEDATRNRETLANEQLNRKTMQLTELQHKVKEQDAGFKKLEAECSNLRSSLGICEENIKNREVQYAQLLDLNISCNNSSKIKDELLATSKALVERHKSAASSDIIKVELKEQKINEMEAAIKEKDTVIMTHNLKIENQTSTIMKQTEEIAELKAQLSDYESPSCYGKSTDVHVIRVPGSEPFPVFCDSVLTDSGWTVIQRRRDGSITFNRNWTDYTIGFGDLRSEFFIGLQKLHLITQSQHHELYIFLQGFDEENRYAYYDHFLIGNETDDFKIVSLGLYKGTAGDALSSQKDMKFSTPDRDNDRSTGNCAKEFRSGWWYRKCYYCNLNGEYFNGKTTNQYGINWFSWHKNSLQFVQMMIRPKPH, from the exons ATGCTTATTTATAGCAAGCTACTTTCAATTATAATGTTGTGTACACTCATGGAAAACAGttttaaatcaattgcaaCTGCTGGATTAAGCAGTCCG TCAATAACAATGTTCAAGGATATGGAAAGCGAGTGCAATTCATATTGCATTGGAATCGTTAAGCCAATTCTACAGCAAACAAAGCAGACTCAATTCACAGAGTTGCAGGATCaaattcgaaatttaaatGAGATCATCAAAGATACAGAGAAGAAGCTTTCAGAAGCGGAGATAAAACTGGGTGTCTGTGAGGATGCAACTCGGAATAGGGAAACTCTAGCAAACGAACAACTGAATCGAAAGACAATGCAATTGACAGAGTTGCAGCACAAAGTCAAAGAACAAGATGCGGGATTTAAGAAACTGGAAGCAGAGTGCAGCAACCTCAGAAGCAGCCTTGGTATCTGTGAAGAAAACATTAAGAACCGAGAGGTGCAATATGCCCAGTTGCTCGATCTGAATATCtcctgcaacaacagcagcaaaatcaAAGATGAACTGCTGGCCACGAGTAAAGCACTCGTTGAGAGGCACAAGTCTGCGGCTAGCTCCGATATCATCAAAGTTGAGCTAAAGGagcaaaaaattaatgaaatggaAGCAGCGATCAAGGAGAAGGATACTGTTATAATGACACACAATttgaaaatcgaaaatcaGACTTCAACGATTATGAAACAGACTGAAGAAATTGCAGAGCTTAAAGCGCAGCTCAGTGATTATGAATCACCAAGTTGTTATGGCAAATCAACCGATGTCCATGTCATTCGAGTACCCGGATCGGAACCCTTTCCCGTATTCTGTGACTCGGTTTTAACCGATTCGGGCTGGACTGTTATTCAACGACGTCGCGATGGTTCGATAACATTCAATCGCAATTGGACTGATTATACGATTGGCTTTGGCGATTTACGTAGCGAATTCTTCATCGGATTGCAGAAGCTGCATTTAATAACCCAATCGCAGCATCACGAACTCTACATATTTCTACAGGGATTTGATGAGGAAAATCGATATGCGTACTACGATCATTTTCTGATTGGAAACGAGACAGACGACTTTAAAATTGTATCATTGGGACTCTACAAGGGTACGGCTGGAGATGCGCTTTCCTCCCAAAAGGATATGAAATTCTCGACACCTGATCGCGATAACGATCGGAGTACGGGAAATTGTGCAAAGGAATTTCGATCTGGTTGGTGGTACAGAAAGTGCTACTATTG TAATCTGAATGGCGAGTACTTCAATGGCAAAACAACCAATCAATATGGCATCAATTGGTTCTCGTGGCACAAAAATTCTCTTCAATTTGTACAAATGATGATAAGACCCAAGCCTCACTAA
- the LOC132793055 gene encoding fibrinogen-like protein 1, whose protein sequence is MKIFVSVLIIILNSGIIHSNNEYDLTTKSNEVKNTTWAIIADNEEKCYAYCFNILQPVLEHTVHIQVKDQQIQDQAVSLSEYEKQIANLKIKLAIYEETIRNKDLQLNQQLLVSQKFQNETIDLKTKLGIFEESIRIKDTQLDQQILFSNKCKNETLDKSNIIASKDELLSKSNEKLTEYKIKLENCGSTSCINKLTDIYEIKVPGIDAFSVPCDSRLAGSGWTVIQRRMDGSVDFNRNWTDYREGFGDLRGEFFIGLDKLHLITKSQTHELYIYLRDFDDEERYARYDNFYLGDEDEFYKIKSIGSYSGDAGDSLDYHKNMKFSTSDWDNDGDPGHCAQTYKSGWWFKACFMSNLNGLYDRNANKSATSGVKWNHWSYSSLKFVQIMIRPK, encoded by the exons atgaaaatatttgtatcagttttgattattatattgaattcGGGGATCATACATTCAAATAACGAATACGATCTCACTACGAAAAGCAATGAAGTGAAAAACACT aCTTGGGCAATTATCGCAGACAACGAAGAAAAATGCTACgcatattgttttaatatattacaaCCAGTCTTAGAACATACAGTTCATATACAAGTGAAGGACCAGCAAATTCAGGATCAAGCTGTTAGCTTATCagaatatgaaaaacaaatagcAAATCTCAAAATTAAGCTGGCAATATACGAAGAGACTATTAGAAATAAAGACCTTCAGCTAAACCAACAGCTTCTGGTTTCTCAAAAGTTTCAAAACGAAACTATTGATCTAAAAACAAAGCTGGGAATCTTCGAAGAGAGCATACGAATTAAAGACACACAGTTGGACCAACAGATTCTATTTtctaataaatgtaaaaatgaaaCTCTTGACAAAAGTAATATTATTGCATCCAAGGATGAACTGCTCTCCAAATCGAATGAAAAACTTactgaatacaaaataaaacttgaGAATTGTGGATCCACAAGttgtattaataaattgactgatatttatgaaataaaagttCCTGGAATCGATGCATTTTCTGTGCCATGTGATTCGCGTTTGGCTGGCTCTGGATGGACTGTGATTCAAAGACGTATGGATGGATCTGTAGATTTTAACCGCAATTGGACAGATTATCGTGAAGGATTTGGTGATCTGCGTGGAGAATTTTTCATTGGACTCGATAAGCTGCATCTAATAACTAAATCGCAAACGCACGAGTTGTACATTTACCTTAGAGACTTTGACGACGAGGAGCGATATGCCCGATAtgataatttttatttaggaGATGAGGACgagttttataaaattaaatccaTTGGCAGTTACTCTGGTGATGCTGGCGATTCCCTGGACTATCataaaaacatgaaattctcGACATCAGATTGGGATAACGATGGTGATCCGGGACATTGTGCTCAAACCTACAAGTCTGGTTGGTGGTTCAAGGCTTGTTTTATGAG TAATTTGAATGGTTTATATGATAGGAACGCAAATAAATCGGCAACTTCTGGTGTAAAATGGAATCACTGGAGTTATAGCTCACTTAAATTTGTTCAAATAATGATTAGACCAAAATAG
- the LOC132798201 gene encoding ficolin-1-like — MLLKIIQIIFVLNISALFCDATKRRTEFYEANAFPSPLDDLKTEPYRKIVSHSHPRSCAEATAHSLNSGIYEIHIPNHIQHPFKVFCDATTQGGNWTVILRRTDGSVDFYRKWNTYKKGFGDLDGEFFLGLDKIHALTAEFSQELIVILEDFEGNKAYEIFEKFAIGDEDEEYAIHTLGEAHGTAGDSLSDNFRQKFTTFDRDHDTWSKGNCAESQKAAWWYHSCSKSHLTGKYNGLNFSGIYYEKFNGFESLKRATMMLRPRTTF, encoded by the exons atgttgttaaaaataatacaaattatatttgttctAAATATTTCTGCGCTTTTTTGTGATGCCACCAAGCGAAGGACAGAGTTCTATGAAGCTAATGCATTTCCCTCGCCGCTAGACGActtaaa AACGGAACCGTATCGAAAGATCGTATCGCACTCGCACCCTCGCAGTTGTGCCGAAGCAACAGCACATTCATTAAATAGTGGTATCTACGAGATTCATATTCCCAATCACATTCAACATCCTTTTAAAGTGTTCTGTGATGCAACCACACAGGGAGGTAATTGGACTGTAATTTTGAGACGAACGGATGGAAGTGTGGACTTTTATCGAAAGTGGAATACCTACAAAAAGGGATTCGGCGACCTAGATGGCGAATTCTTTTTGGGATTAGATAAAATACACGCACTGACAGCGGAGTTCAGCCAGGAGTTGATAGTGATTCTAGAAGATTTTGAGGGAAACAAAGCTTACGAGATATTTGAGAAATTTGCGATTGGCGACGAAGATGAAGAGTACGCAATTCACACGCTAGGCGAAGCCCACGGCACTGCGGGTGATTCGCTCAGTGATAATTTTCGCCAGAAATTTACAACCTTTGATCGGGATCATGATACATGGAGCAAGGGCAATTGTGCTGAGAGTCAAAAAGCCGCCTGGTGGTATCATAGTTGTTCAAAATC tcaTTTGACTGGTAAATACAATGGGTTAAACTTCTCAGGCATTTACTACGAGAAATTCAACGGCTTTGAGTCCCTTAAAAGAGCTACTATGATGTTACGTCCAAGGACGACTTTCTAG